A single region of the Dehalococcoides mccartyi genome encodes:
- a CDS encoding tagatose 1,6-diphosphate aldolase — protein MTISAGKLLNLTALASQKGLFEIAAMDHRGSIKKHLCPKTTEEECYHSLADFKLSLCRAFSGQASAVLLDPIYGLPECLAQNAIAPGCGLLVSLESSGYGGEAEYRTTELLKNWGVNKIKLLGANAVKLLLYYRPDIKDLAKTQQLLVKTVADECRKLDIPFVLEPVTYPTGQELKNAGLFAKNKPGLVLSTVEDLAGLGIDILKVEFPADLRFSLTEDEAFISARKLDSICPVPWAILSAGADFNLYVRELEIACQCGASGFLAGRAVWQEALEITNPVNRQDFINRVAAERFKRLCQIAENTGRPWHEKLGLKAGNFINPGLNWYANYQQGENP, from the coding sequence ATGACTATCAGCGCGGGTAAACTGCTTAACCTGACTGCTCTGGCCAGCCAGAAAGGCTTATTTGAGATTGCGGCTATGGATCACCGCGGCTCAATAAAAAAGCACCTCTGCCCGAAAACCACCGAAGAAGAATGCTACCACAGCCTGGCTGATTTCAAACTGAGCCTTTGCCGGGCTTTTTCAGGACAGGCCAGTGCTGTACTCCTTGACCCCATTTACGGGCTGCCTGAGTGCCTGGCCCAAAACGCCATTGCACCCGGCTGCGGCTTGCTTGTCAGCCTGGAATCAAGCGGTTACGGCGGAGAGGCCGAGTACCGGACTACCGAACTCCTTAAAAACTGGGGGGTAAACAAGATAAAACTGCTGGGGGCAAACGCCGTCAAGCTGCTGCTGTATTACCGCCCGGATATAAAAGATTTAGCCAAGACCCAGCAGCTTCTGGTAAAAACCGTGGCTGACGAATGCCGCAAACTGGATATCCCCTTTGTGCTTGAGCCTGTTACCTACCCCACCGGGCAGGAACTGAAAAATGCCGGGCTTTTTGCCAAGAACAAACCTGGTTTAGTCCTTTCCACCGTAGAAGATTTGGCAGGACTGGGTATAGACATACTCAAGGTGGAGTTTCCCGCCGACCTCCGCTTCAGCCTGACCGAAGATGAGGCCTTTATATCCGCCCGAAAACTGGACTCCATCTGTCCCGTACCCTGGGCTATACTCTCTGCCGGGGCGGATTTTAACCTGTACGTGCGTGAACTGGAGATAGCCTGCCAGTGCGGGGCATCCGGTTTTCTGGCCGGAAGAGCCGTCTGGCAGGAAGCTTTGGAGATAACCAACCCGGTAAACCGCCAGGATTTTATAAACCGCGTGGCCGCCGAAAGGTTTAAACGCCTGTGTCAGATAGCTGAAAATACGGGGCGCCCCTGGCATGAAAAACTGGGACTTAAAGCGGGTAATTTTATAAACCCCGGGCTTAACTGGTATGCCAACTACCAGCAGGGAGAAAACCCATGA
- the ispH gene encoding 4-hydroxy-3-methylbut-2-enyl diphosphate reductase, protein MKVECASNIGFCFGVRRAINILEKTAAEKGGVETLGALVHNQQVLNRLSGMGVRVVKNIDDISGRTVAISSHGVGPLVLDELKSKGLEVVDTTCPFVKRAQVAAKRFHDAGFFTVIYGDVNHPEVKGIMGWAGGDGLATLNPQGLVDVPDVSRYIGVLSQTTQIPTGFTSFVKNVIDQALVKDAEIRIADTLCHDIRERQAAALELAGRVDLMLVIGGHNSANTRHLLDLCKTVSSTYLIETASELQTGWLRGVNRIGITSGASTDETTISEVCSYLGSLSAGT, encoded by the coding sequence ATGAAAGTGGAATGTGCATCTAATATTGGTTTTTGTTTTGGCGTGCGGCGTGCTATAAACATACTGGAAAAAACAGCCGCTGAAAAGGGTGGGGTGGAGACGCTGGGTGCCTTGGTGCATAACCAGCAGGTCTTAAACCGCCTTTCGGGCATGGGTGTCCGGGTAGTAAAGAATATAGATGACATTTCCGGCCGGACGGTAGCCATTTCCTCCCACGGGGTGGGGCCTTTAGTTTTAGATGAACTGAAATCTAAGGGGCTGGAGGTAGTGGATACTACCTGTCCGTTTGTGAAAAGGGCTCAGGTAGCTGCCAAACGCTTTCATGATGCCGGTTTTTTTACCGTAATCTACGGTGATGTAAACCACCCGGAGGTTAAGGGCATTATGGGTTGGGCAGGCGGGGACGGGCTGGCTACTCTTAATCCGCAGGGACTGGTTGACGTGCCTGATGTATCCCGATATATAGGGGTGCTTTCCCAGACCACCCAGATACCCACCGGTTTCACTTCGTTTGTAAAAAATGTGATAGACCAGGCTCTGGTGAAAGATGCTGAAATCCGTATAGCGGATACTCTCTGCCACGATATCCGGGAGCGGCAGGCGGCCGCTTTGGAACTGGCAGGCAGGGTAGACCTGATGCTGGTTATCGGCGGGCATAACAGCGCCAATACCCGCCATTTGCTGGATTTGTGCAAGACTGTGTCCAGCACTTATCTGATAGAAACTGCTTCGGAACTGCAAACCGGATGGCTTAGGGGGGTAAACCGTATCGGCATTACCTCCGGGGCTTCCACTGACGAAACCACCATATCCGAAGTCTGTTCGTATCTGGGCAGCCTTTCAGCCGGAACTTAG
- a CDS encoding ABC transporter ATP-binding protein, with translation MIEVSNLSKIFKGKTVLDNITFNVAPGEIFGFLGPNGAGKTTTMRIILGLLNPSSGQATLNGKNLARDDAARSKVGVLLEVDGIYDRLSAYENLRYFADIYQIPNREARINELLEFFDLNGRRNDPAGKFSKGMKRKLALAKAIMHKPEVLFLDEPASGLDPEAQKNFRDLILSLSREGNMTIFLNSHDLDEVQRICNKVAIIKGGKLLAWDSLTNLDRKNRQPGMELSFGNTNDIEQAEKLLTTAKLAVDIHRTQEGLTLTPAEGVDTPKIISHLASHNIRLEEVRKLKRSLEEIYLETMKQETK, from the coding sequence ATGATAGAAGTAAGCAACCTCAGCAAAATCTTCAAGGGCAAAACGGTGCTGGATAATATCACATTTAATGTCGCCCCGGGGGAAATATTCGGTTTTCTGGGGCCAAACGGCGCCGGAAAAACCACCACCATGAGAATTATTTTAGGACTTTTAAACCCCAGCAGCGGCCAGGCAACCTTGAATGGCAAAAATCTGGCTAGAGATGATGCCGCCAGAAGCAAAGTGGGAGTGCTGCTGGAGGTGGACGGCATTTATGACCGCCTGAGCGCCTATGAAAACCTGCGGTATTTTGCAGATATCTACCAGATACCCAACCGCGAAGCCCGGATAAATGAACTGCTGGAATTTTTTGACCTGAACGGACGGCGGAATGACCCGGCAGGCAAATTTTCAAAGGGCATGAAACGTAAACTGGCTCTGGCAAAAGCTATTATGCACAAACCGGAGGTTCTCTTTCTGGACGAGCCGGCCTCAGGGCTTGACCCCGAAGCTCAGAAAAACTTCCGTGACCTTATCCTGTCCCTCTCACGCGAGGGGAATATGACTATTTTCCTGAATTCGCATGACCTGGACGAAGTCCAGCGTATCTGCAATAAAGTGGCCATTATCAAAGGCGGCAAACTGCTGGCCTGGGATAGTCTGACCAATTTGGATAGGAAAAACCGCCAGCCCGGCATGGAACTTTCCTTTGGCAACACAAATGATATTGAGCAAGCCGAAAAACTGCTCACCACCGCCAAACTGGCGGTTGATATCCACCGCACCCAGGAGGGCCTAACCCTGACCCCGGCTGAAGGGGTAGATACCCCGAAGATAATCAGCCATCTGGCTAGTCATAATATCAGGCTGGAAGAAGTACGCAAACTCAAACGGTCTCTGGAAGAGATATATCTGGAGACTATGAAACAGGAGACCAAATAA
- a CDS encoding helix-turn-helix transcriptional regulator gives MQNKLKVLRAINNLTQEELADKLGITRQTVISIERGKYSPSLELAFKIAALFKTTIEEVFTYNTEQEGQ, from the coding sequence ATGCAAAACAAACTCAAGGTTTTAAGAGCCATAAATAACCTTACTCAGGAAGAACTGGCGGACAAACTGGGTATAACCCGCCAGACTGTTATATCTATAGAGCGGGGGAAATACTCCCCTTCTCTGGAACTGGCTTTTAAGATAGCTGCCCTTTTTAAAACAACTATAGAAGAAGTATTTACATATAATACTGAACAGGAAGGACAATGA
- the pfkB gene encoding 1-phosphofructokinase, giving the protein MITTVTLNPCLDKHIDVHGLVLYETNRWHLMSKYAGGKGIDVSRAVHEMGNDTIACGFLGGEEGREIETLLAKQGLKYRFTPISQPTRSCFIIYDTKTRRQTNLNAPGPRITPSELKLFHEDLQRESASSNLIVMSGSVPPGIPSNVYFTLIKSAHKLGKQTILDATGKYLRAGLKAKPCLVKPNIREAEELLGRKLETEAEIILGAKEIVQMGAGIAVISMGKKGLIASDGKQVIKASSPYVRVKSAVGAGDSTVAGLAISLCRGYSLEEACRLGVAMGTAAVMTPGTELCHREDVQYWLPRIKIRRLA; this is encoded by the coding sequence ATGATTACCACCGTTACCCTAAACCCCTGTCTGGATAAACATATAGACGTGCATGGTCTGGTACTGTACGAAACTAACCGCTGGCATCTTATGTCCAAATATGCCGGCGGCAAAGGCATAGATGTATCACGGGCGGTACATGAAATGGGAAATGATACCATTGCCTGCGGTTTTCTAGGCGGCGAAGAGGGACGGGAGATAGAAACCCTGCTTGCAAAACAGGGGCTTAAATACCGCTTCACTCCCATAAGCCAGCCTACCCGAAGCTGTTTTATAATATACGACACTAAAACCCGCCGCCAGACTAACCTTAACGCCCCCGGCCCGCGGATAACGCCGTCTGAACTGAAACTTTTTCACGAAGACCTGCAAAGGGAAAGCGCTTCGTCAAACCTTATTGTTATGTCAGGCAGCGTACCGCCGGGTATACCTTCAAACGTCTATTTCACCCTTATCAAGAGTGCCCATAAACTGGGCAAGCAAACCATACTGGATGCCACCGGCAAATACCTGCGGGCAGGGCTTAAGGCTAAACCCTGTCTGGTAAAACCCAATATCCGCGAAGCGGAAGAGCTGCTGGGCAGGAAACTGGAAACCGAGGCTGAAATAATACTAGGGGCTAAGGAAATAGTCCAAATGGGAGCGGGCATAGCGGTAATCTCCATGGGCAAAAAGGGACTGATAGCCAGTGACGGCAAGCAGGTGATAAAAGCCAGCTCTCCCTATGTACGGGTAAAAAGCGCGGTGGGGGCGGGTGATTCAACGGTGGCCGGCTTGGCCATATCCCTTTGCCGTGGATATAGTCTGGAAGAAGCCTGCCGTTTAGGTGTAGCTATGGGGACAGCCGCCGTGATGACGCCGGGCACCGAACTCTGCCACCGCGAAGACGTTCAGTACTGGTTACCCCGTATTAAAATCCGCCGTCTGGCTTAG
- a CDS encoding LuxR C-terminal-related transcriptional regulator produces the protein MEDNSKIRVMVIDEQPFFRAGVAQALSDNNFEILPTDTRKDPLEQVESKMPDVVLLGSDLIAYSGLDLGRRIVRTFPNTKVIILSPNPNDTELFECIRTAAVACLKKSSTAEELVETIRRANRGEYPINESLMSSPNLAKQVLAQFQDVSMLGKDASNFVTPLTNREKQILTLIANGNTNKQIANNLEISEQTIKNHVSAILRKLNANDRAHAVVVAIRCGLINI, from the coding sequence ATGGAAGACAACAGCAAAATCAGGGTAATGGTCATAGATGAGCAACCCTTTTTCAGAGCGGGTGTTGCCCAGGCCTTATCCGACAATAATTTTGAGATACTCCCAACCGATACTCGCAAAGACCCCCTGGAACAGGTTGAAAGCAAGATGCCGGATGTAGTACTGCTGGGTTCAGACCTGATAGCTTACAGCGGGCTTGATTTGGGCAGACGGATTGTGCGCACCTTTCCTAATACCAAGGTTATCATCCTTTCGCCAAACCCCAATGATACCGAATTGTTCGAATGCATCCGGACAGCAGCTGTGGCCTGTCTTAAGAAAAGCAGTACCGCAGAAGAGCTTGTTGAGACTATCCGCCGGGCTAACCGGGGCGAATATCCTATTAATGAAAGCTTAATGAGCAGCCCCAATCTTGCCAAACAGGTACTGGCCCAGTTTCAAGATGTTTCCATGCTGGGTAAGGATGCTTCCAATTTTGTTACCCCTTTGACCAACCGCGAAAAACAGATATTAACCCTGATTGCCAATGGCAATACCAACAAACAGATTGCCAATAATTTGGAAATAAGCGAACAAACCATAAAAAACCATGTCAGCGCTATTTTACGCAAGTTAAACGCCAATGACAGGGCGCATGCGGTGGTTGTAGCTATACGCTGCGGCCTTATAAATATTTAA
- a CDS encoding ECF subfamily RNA polymerase sigma factor, BldN family, whose translation MQTERHLVELAQQKDEQAFARLYEEYFDKIYRYIALKIGNKMEAEDLTQQVFMNMLRSISSFKWQDNTPFSAWLYRIAHNQIVDYLRKKNRQLTVDIELVTPLACSDDPVETTEVNIDYEKFVEVSGKLTPAQQEVISLRFSSDLPITEVAKIMNKTPGAVKALQHSAVSSLRRMLSGA comes from the coding sequence GTGCAAACAGAGAGACACCTGGTTGAGCTTGCTCAACAAAAAGACGAGCAGGCTTTTGCCAGATTGTACGAGGAATATTTCGATAAGATTTATCGTTATATTGCCTTGAAGATCGGCAATAAGATGGAGGCCGAAGATTTGACCCAGCAGGTCTTTATGAACATGCTCCGGTCTATATCTTCCTTCAAGTGGCAAGATAATACCCCGTTCTCTGCCTGGTTGTACCGTATTGCCCATAATCAGATTGTAGACTATCTGAGGAAAAAAAACCGCCAGCTCACGGTGGATATAGAACTGGTGACCCCGCTGGCCTGCTCTGATGACCCGGTGGAAACTACCGAAGTGAATATAGACTATGAAAAGTTTGTGGAGGTATCCGGTAAACTTACACCCGCCCAGCAGGAGGTTATTTCCCTGCGTTTTTCCTCGGATTTGCCGATTACCGAGGTGGCCAAAATAATGAATAAAACTCCGGGTGCGGTCAAGGCGCTGCAGCACAGTGCAGTGTCATCACTCCGCCGAATGCTCTCTGGAGCGTGA
- a CDS encoding Lrp/AsnC family transcriptional regulator has translation MLSDILKILENDSRITPDRLACMTGLPEGDISREIKQAEADKTILKYKTVVNWEKLGNEQVFALIEVKVSPQRDVGFDAIAERIYRYPEVRSCYLLSGTYDLLVMVGGKTMQLVANFVAQKLAPIEGVQGAVTHFLLKRYKEDGEIIDGNDDIKREPVVL, from the coding sequence ATGCTTAGTGACATTTTAAAAATCCTGGAAAATGACTCCCGCATTACACCTGACAGACTGGCCTGCATGACCGGCCTTCCCGAAGGGGATATCAGCCGCGAGATAAAACAGGCCGAAGCTGACAAGACCATCCTCAAATACAAAACCGTTGTCAATTGGGAAAAACTGGGCAACGAGCAGGTTTTCGCCTTGATTGAGGTTAAGGTCAGCCCCCAGAGAGATGTGGGTTTTGATGCCATTGCCGAAAGGATTTACCGCTACCCGGAGGTGCGTTCCTGCTACCTGCTTTCAGGCACATATGACCTGCTGGTAATGGTAGGCGGCAAGACTATGCAGCTGGTTGCCAATTTCGTAGCCCAAAAACTGGCTCCTATTGAAGGCGTGCAGGGAGCGGTTACCCATTTCCTGCTGAAACGCTACAAAGAAGATGGTGAAATAATTGACGGCAACGATGATATCAAACGCGAGCCGGTAGTTCTTTAA
- a CDS encoding DUF5667 domain-containing protein, with protein MNVKNNPEFDNILNECLDRILINGQDLESCLRLYPDQAVELAPLLKTATGIDALASGCKPSESFKAKARYEFMSALNESKHKKGFFRWRLNWATGLVSAIMLLFVSGGGVAVAASGSMPDNPLYSVKLATEELWLSFSFGEEGKINAMNKIADRRVAEIIYLADTNQVSLLRQTNDKLNLALSAMANLIGAEDSVMSAANSQGRDDTILTAPAANLPDKSFGLTESFGSSVNITQNDIILSAIANQNALNLALERASDDVREDMAWVIANAIAAYQRILNVMDIP; from the coding sequence ATGAATGTAAAAAATAATCCCGAATTTGATAATATCCTAAACGAATGCTTAGACCGTATACTTATAAACGGGCAGGATTTGGAAAGCTGCCTGCGTCTGTACCCTGACCAGGCGGTAGAGCTTGCTCCTTTGCTCAAAACCGCTACCGGTATTGATGCTCTTGCCTCAGGCTGCAAGCCTTCGGAGTCGTTCAAAGCCAAAGCCCGTTACGAATTTATGTCTGCCCTGAATGAAAGCAAGCACAAGAAAGGCTTTTTCCGGTGGCGTCTTAACTGGGCAACCGGGCTTGTCAGTGCCATTATGCTTCTTTTTGTTTCGGGCGGAGGGGTGGCAGTAGCTGCTTCCGGCAGTATGCCTGATAATCCCCTCTACAGTGTAAAGCTGGCAACCGAAGAGCTCTGGCTGAGTTTTTCCTTTGGCGAAGAGGGTAAAATAAATGCCATGAACAAGATTGCCGATAGAAGAGTTGCCGAGATAATTTATCTGGCGGATACGAATCAGGTTAGTCTGCTAAGGCAAACTAACGACAAGCTGAACTTGGCGTTGTCTGCTATGGCTAATCTGATAGGGGCTGAAGATAGTGTGATGTCGGCTGCCAACTCTCAGGGCAGAGACGATACTATCCTAACTGCGCCTGCCGCCAATTTGCCGGATAAAAGCTTTGGGTTGACTGAAAGTTTTGGCAGTAGTGTCAATATTACTCAAAATGATATTATACTTTCAGCTATTGCCAACCAGAATGCCCTTAATCTGGCTTTGGAAAGGGCTTCCGATGATGTGCGTGAGGATATGGCCTGGGTGATTGCCAATGCTATTGCGGCTTACCAAAGGATATTAAATGTTATGGATATTCCCTGA
- a CDS encoding aminotransferase class I/II-fold pyridoxal phosphate-dependent enzyme: MTSLVGTDKGFISDRAKELKPSGIRKFFDLAAKMGSGAISLGVGEPDFTTPWHIRESAIYALEKGYTMYTSNAGLLELRQEISKYLYQTYKLEYNPETEILITVGSSEALDLVMRATLNPGDEVLMTDPAYVAYPSCVFMSYGNSVQIPTFEANNFEISAADIAPRITPKTRSILLGYPSNPTGAVMPKAKLAEIAKLACEKNLLVVSDEIYDKIIYSGFEHTCFATLPGMRERSVIINGFSKTYAMTGWRIGYAAGPADIIQAMTKIHQHTMLCAPIAAQKAALEALRNGQDDVRLMVEEYDRRRRFIVKSFNDMGLSCFEPKGAFYTFPSVKKTGLSSAEFAEKLLLEEKVAAVPGTAFGDSGEGYLRCCYATSMKDIEEAMKRFRHFLKHNCPGI; this comes from the coding sequence ATGACATCACTGGTGGGAACGGACAAAGGTTTTATCTCGGACAGAGCCAAAGAGCTCAAGCCTTCCGGCATACGCAAATTTTTTGACCTGGCCGCCAAGATGGGCAGCGGAGCTATCTCTCTGGGTGTGGGTGAACCTGACTTTACAACCCCGTGGCATATCCGCGAATCTGCCATTTACGCTCTGGAAAAGGGCTATACCATGTACACCTCAAACGCCGGGCTTCTGGAACTCCGTCAGGAAATATCCAAATACCTGTACCAAACCTACAAACTGGAGTACAACCCCGAAACCGAAATCTTAATAACCGTGGGCTCAAGCGAGGCTCTGGACCTGGTTATGCGGGCCACCCTGAACCCCGGTGACGAAGTACTTATGACTGACCCAGCCTATGTGGCTTATCCTTCCTGTGTCTTTATGTCATACGGCAACTCGGTACAGATACCCACTTTTGAAGCTAACAATTTTGAAATAAGTGCGGCAGATATAGCCCCCAGAATTACCCCCAAGACCCGTTCAATTTTGCTGGGGTATCCTTCAAACCCCACCGGGGCGGTTATGCCCAAGGCCAAACTGGCCGAGATTGCCAAGCTAGCCTGCGAGAAGAACCTGCTGGTGGTATCTGACGAGATATATGACAAGATTATCTACTCCGGTTTTGAACATACCTGCTTTGCCACTTTGCCGGGTATGCGCGAACGGAGTGTGATTATAAACGGCTTTTCCAAAACTTATGCCATGACCGGCTGGCGGATTGGCTATGCAGCCGGTCCAGCTGATATTATCCAGGCTATGACTAAGATACACCAGCATACCATGCTGTGCGCTCCTATTGCCGCCCAGAAAGCCGCCCTGGAAGCCCTGAGGAACGGGCAGGATGACGTGCGGCTGATGGTAGAGGAATATGACCGCAGACGCCGCTTTATAGTAAAAAGCTTCAACGACATGGGGCTGTCCTGCTTTGAGCCCAAAGGCGCTTTTTACACCTTTCCTTCAGTCAAAAAAACCGGACTGAGTTCAGCCGAATTTGCCGAAAAGCTGCTCCTGGAAGAAAAGGTGGCCGCCGTACCCGGCACTGCTTTTGGTGACAGCGGCGAGGGTTACCTGCGCTGCTGTTATGCTACCTCCATGAAAGATATAGAAGAGGCTATGAAGCGTTTCCGCCACTTTTTAAAGCACAACTGTCCCGGAATATAA
- a CDS encoding helix-turn-helix domain-containing protein, whose translation MANHEDNTVSPMLTTSEVAHMLNVHINTVRRWSNQMVLKSYRIGARGDRRFRKEDVEQFLEREGKTKLLK comes from the coding sequence ATGGCAAATCATGAAGATAATACAGTCTCGCCCATGCTGACTACCAGCGAAGTAGCCCACATGCTGAATGTGCATATAAACACCGTACGTCGCTGGAGTAATCAGATGGTGCTTAAATCCTATCGGATTGGGGCCAGAGGTGACCGCCGCTTCCGCAAGGAAGATGTGGAACAGTTTTTGGAACGGGAAGGCAAAACCAAGCTCCTGAAATAA
- a CDS encoding ABC transporter permease, with translation MQNILTVAKKEMRDNFSNRGMLIQALIMPLLFGFLYSNNLSNQPGLGLSINGVVFYLSIMISAFMSYMFLSQAFVMEKYTRTIESLMCTPLSLRDILLGKVLGVSASTYPFVLLAVLIPIIRTGLENGEFILPSLAIFVQVLFVTPLVILGFVNLMGFLNLYVGLKEYRILNLIVFVPMFGLMGAGIGLASNIDAQWTLVGIVAGAAILILGISTYLTRFLSRERIVTTLP, from the coding sequence ATGCAAAATATACTAACCGTAGCTAAAAAAGAAATGCGGGATAATTTCAGCAACAGGGGTATGCTTATTCAGGCACTTATCATGCCCTTGTTGTTTGGTTTCCTTTATTCCAACAACCTGTCAAATCAGCCGGGCTTGGGTTTATCCATTAACGGAGTGGTTTTTTACCTGTCTATCATGATAAGTGCCTTTATGTCTTATATGTTTCTCAGCCAGGCATTCGTAATGGAAAAATACACCCGCACTATTGAAAGCCTGATGTGCACCCCGCTCAGCCTGCGGGATATTCTGCTGGGCAAAGTGCTGGGGGTAAGCGCCTCCACCTACCCTTTTGTCCTGCTGGCAGTTTTGATACCCATTATCCGTACCGGACTTGAAAACGGGGAGTTTATACTGCCCTCGCTGGCTATATTTGTGCAGGTGCTGTTTGTGACACCGCTGGTTATTCTGGGTTTTGTAAACCTGATGGGCTTTTTAAACCTGTATGTGGGGCTGAAAGAGTACCGCATTTTAAACCTTATAGTTTTTGTGCCCATGTTCGGGCTGATGGGTGCGGGTATAGGTCTGGCCAGCAATATTGATGCCCAATGGACTTTGGTGGGCATAGTAGCCGGAGCGGCAATATTGATTCTGGGTATTTCTACTTACCTGACCCGTTTCCTCAGCCGGGAAAGGATAGTAACCACCCTGCCTTAA
- the trpS gene encoding tryptophan--tRNA ligase, whose product MKRVFSGVRPTGRLHLGNYLGAVKNYVALQDDYECIYCVVDIHALTTLEETDALKENIYEMMLDLLASGLDPKKCILFVQSQVPEINELFTLFGMITPLSWLLRVPTFKEKVRMHPDNVNYGLVGYPVLQAADISLYKADLVPVGVDQLPHLELTREIVRRFNEKFGDTFPEAQARLTNFPTVVGLDGKDKMSKSLNNHIELALSEEETAKKVMSAVTDPARQFKTDPGHPDICNVYKLHNYFSPQEVTRIADDCQNARIGCVQCKRALAEAINVYLRPIRAKRSKLAENPDEIYRIMADGAERAGAIARETIDEVRRKMNLR is encoded by the coding sequence ATGAAACGGGTTTTTTCCGGTGTCCGTCCCACAGGCCGTCTCCATCTGGGCAACTACCTTGGAGCGGTTAAAAACTATGTGGCCTTGCAAGATGATTACGAATGTATTTACTGCGTAGTAGACATTCACGCTCTGACCACTTTGGAAGAAACGGATGCCTTAAAAGAAAATATATATGAAATGATGCTGGATTTGCTGGCATCGGGTCTGGACCCCAAAAAGTGTATCCTGTTTGTTCAGTCTCAGGTGCCGGAAATAAACGAACTCTTTACCCTGTTCGGCATGATTACCCCTCTAAGCTGGCTGCTTCGGGTACCCACCTTCAAGGAAAAGGTCAGGATGCACCCTGATAATGTTAACTATGGCCTGGTAGGCTATCCGGTGCTTCAGGCGGCAGATATATCCCTTTACAAGGCTGACTTAGTGCCGGTGGGGGTTGACCAGCTGCCTCATCTGGAGCTTACCCGTGAAATAGTCCGCCGGTTCAATGAAAAATTCGGGGATACCTTCCCTGAGGCGCAGGCACGCCTGACCAATTTCCCCACAGTGGTCGGTCTGGACGGCAAGGACAAAATGAGCAAGTCGCTCAACAATCATATTGAGCTGGCTCTGTCAGAGGAAGAGACTGCCAAAAAAGTAATGAGTGCGGTTACTGACCCCGCCCGCCAGTTCAAGACTGACCCCGGACACCCTGATATCTGCAACGTGTACAAGCTGCATAACTATTTTAGCCCGCAGGAGGTTACCCGGATTGCAGATGACTGCCAAAATGCCCGCATAGGCTGTGTTCAGTGCAAACGGGCTCTGGCCGAAGCTATCAACGTCTACTTGCGCCCTATCCGGGCAAAAAGAAGCAAGCTGGCTGAAAACCCTGATGAGATTTACCGTATTATGGCAGACGGGGCGGAACGGGCAGGGGCGATAGCCCGGGAGACTATTGACGAAGTCCGCCGGAAAATGAATCTCCGCTGA